In the genome of Desulfofarcimen acetoxidans DSM 771, one region contains:
- a CDS encoding gluconate 2-dehydrogenase subunit 3 family protein translates to MQERTRYINYNVLKEKEHWDDHTREIVLKRLGPFIEYKFLSEHETKMILAIAEHIVYDERKEILLYVVHNLDNTLASPIGENQRKVGIPEHKILVRQGLKAVDKFAQKQYGVSFLEINKQQQLSVLTALSKGEAMQMEWQSIPQKELFKKLATEIVSAYYSHPTVWSEIGYGGPAYPRGYVRVETGLTDPWEAKRDANEA, encoded by the coding sequence ATGCAGGAAAGAACAAGGTATATCAATTATAATGTGCTAAAGGAAAAAGAGCACTGGGATGATCATACCCGTGAGATAGTATTAAAACGGCTAGGGCCATTTATTGAATACAAATTTCTAAGTGAACACGAAACGAAAATGATTTTGGCTATAGCCGAACACATTGTTTATGATGAAAGAAAAGAAATATTGCTTTATGTTGTCCACAACCTGGATAACACATTAGCCTCCCCCATCGGTGAAAACCAGCGCAAGGTGGGTATACCGGAACATAAAATCTTGGTTCGTCAGGGATTAAAAGCCGTTGATAAATTTGCCCAAAAGCAATACGGGGTTTCCTTTTTGGAAATTAATAAGCAGCAACAACTTTCCGTATTAACTGCCTTGAGCAAGGGTGAAGCGATGCAGATGGAGTGGCAAAGCATTCCACAAAAGGAGTTATTTAAAAAGCTGGCCACGGAAATTGTAAGTGCTTATTATTCCCATCCAACTGTCTGGTCTGAAATTGGGTACGGTGGCCCGGCCTATCCCCGTGGCTATGTGCGAGTAGAAACAGGACTAACTGACCCATGGGAGGCTAAGAGAGATGCCAACGAAGCATGA
- a CDS encoding AraC family transcriptional regulator produces the protein MNMLAQFNEVMAYIEKSLMCDIELNQISRIAGCSEYHFRRMFSFIAGMPLGEYIRRRRLSVAGMLLQTESVKVVDLALQLGYESPEAFSKAFQAMHGITPSQAKKENVELKVLSPMTFQLTIRGGMEMNYRIVEKDDFYIVGFKKRITMQFKGINPQMDSLVQKLTSQIITELKGLCDVEPKGMLSVSSNFHERTTEGSELDQYIGVATSKMVSKDYDILHVAASTWAVFKVIGTFPDAIQDTWAKIYAEWFPTSGYELTGGPELLWNETPDTSKPDYKSEIWIPVRKIDG, from the coding sequence ATGAATATGTTAGCTCAATTTAATGAAGTTATGGCATATATTGAAAAAAGTTTGATGTGCGATATTGAGCTAAATCAGATTTCGCGCATAGCTGGTTGTTCAGAATACCATTTTCGCAGAATGTTTTCTTTTATTGCAGGAATGCCGTTAGGTGAATATATTCGCCGTAGGCGACTGTCAGTGGCAGGAATGCTGTTGCAGACTGAATCAGTAAAAGTCGTTGATTTAGCATTGCAGCTTGGCTATGAATCACCTGAAGCTTTTAGTAAAGCTTTTCAAGCGATGCATGGAATAACCCCATCGCAAGCCAAAAAAGAAAATGTTGAACTTAAAGTACTGTCTCCAATGACTTTCCAATTAACAATTAGAGGAGGAATGGAAATGAACTATCGTATTGTCGAAAAAGACGACTTTTATATTGTTGGATTTAAGAAAAGGATTACAATGCAGTTTAAAGGCATCAATCCACAGATGGACTCATTGGTACAAAAACTAACTTCTCAAATTATTACTGAGCTAAAAGGCCTATGCGATGTGGAGCCTAAAGGAATGCTCAGTGTTTCCTCAAATTTTCACGAGCGTACCACAGAAGGCTCCGAGCTTGACCAGTATATTGGAGTAGCAACTTCCAAAATGGTTTCAAAGGACTATGACATCTTGCATGTTGCGGCATCCACTTGGGCGGTATTTAAAGTGATTGGTACTTTCCCGGATGCTATTCAGGACACATGGGCTAAAATATACGCTGAATGGTTCCCAACATCGGGATATGAATTGACCGGGGGGCCTGAGCTATTGTGGAATGAAACTCCTGATACTAGTAAACCAGATTATAAAAGTGAGATATGGATTCCTGTTCGCAAAATTGACGGTTAA
- a CDS encoding sigma 54-interacting transcriptional regulator produces the protein MKVREIMTPDPLTISPSHKVCEVVNIFIENKIDGAPVLENGKLVGLFTKSHIYRAISKGIDMNTKVEALMTREILTGYPDDEFGDVVNATVPRLPVVDEKGRVVGIITRGDIAKAFFNSYRNISLELDTIMNSTHNAIVSVDEKGIIKVWNLSAARLLGIEAEAATGKNILDVLSTSNLMDVIETGKVETLKKVKLNDRYFISNRSPIKKDGKIIGAVAVLQDISELDKMSKELCYVKELNEELDAIVESSFDGLFITDGKGIILRYNKAFELLTGIDAHEYLGLSVEDIRRDGIISEPVTCHVLEEKKSITIMQTSKTGKLTLTTGNPVIDANGEIIRVVCNVRDITELNLLKHKLKKAQGLSQHYENQLRTLKLRYDNSENLVVTSAKMRNLLDMVVRLASVDSTVLITGESGTGKELIAEIIHSNSSRRDKPFIKVNCGAIPENLLESELFGYDGGAFTGAKKEGKSGYIELASGGTLFLDEIGEMPLNLQVKMLRFLQNKEIIRVGGTNYINVDVRIVTATNRNLLEMVQQKQFREDLYYRLNVVPVHIPPLRDRKDDIPPLAAHFIEVFNHKYKKNKKISPGVVDILMQYDWPGNIRELENLIERMVVTTMDDIITSEDLPSYLRDKVGISSSYIIVSGIVPLRDAVESVEKQLLERAYAKYRTTRQMAKELKVDASTVVRKAAKYCIFRDSVLTSLLAENQIGN, from the coding sequence ATGAAGGTTCGGGAAATTATGACCCCTGATCCCTTAACTATAAGTCCCAGTCATAAGGTTTGTGAGGTAGTAAACATTTTTATAGAAAATAAGATAGATGGTGCCCCGGTATTAGAAAACGGTAAATTAGTAGGTCTTTTTACCAAGAGTCATATTTATCGTGCGATAAGTAAGGGCATAGATATGAATACAAAGGTTGAAGCCTTAATGACCCGGGAGATTCTCACGGGCTATCCTGATGATGAGTTTGGTGACGTAGTAAATGCTACGGTACCCCGGTTGCCTGTTGTTGATGAAAAGGGGCGGGTAGTGGGGATAATTACCCGCGGCGATATTGCAAAAGCATTCTTTAATTCATATCGCAACATTTCTCTGGAACTTGATACGATTATGAATTCGACTCATAATGCGATTGTTTCGGTTGATGAAAAAGGCATAATCAAGGTTTGGAATTTGTCAGCAGCCAGATTACTAGGTATTGAGGCAGAAGCTGCTACCGGGAAAAATATATTAGATGTACTTTCTACCAGTAATCTAATGGATGTAATTGAGACCGGAAAAGTTGAGACTTTAAAGAAAGTGAAACTTAATGACCGTTACTTTATATCCAACCGTTCTCCGATCAAAAAGGATGGTAAGATTATTGGTGCCGTAGCGGTGCTTCAGGATATATCTGAGCTGGATAAAATGTCTAAGGAACTATGTTATGTGAAGGAATTGAATGAGGAACTGGATGCCATAGTCGAATCATCTTTTGATGGACTGTTTATAACCGACGGTAAAGGAATTATTTTACGTTACAATAAGGCCTTTGAACTGCTGACAGGTATCGATGCCCATGAATACCTGGGGTTAAGTGTGGAGGATATTAGAAGGGATGGTATTATCTCTGAACCTGTAACCTGCCATGTCTTGGAGGAGAAGAAATCAATTACGATTATGCAAACAAGTAAAACCGGTAAGCTTACTCTGACGACGGGAAACCCGGTAATTGATGCCAACGGAGAAATAATCAGAGTTGTTTGTAATGTAAGAGATATCACTGAACTAAATCTATTAAAACACAAGCTGAAAAAAGCGCAAGGGCTAAGCCAGCACTATGAAAACCAGCTTCGTACTTTGAAGTTACGGTATGATAATTCTGAAAATCTAGTCGTTACTTCTGCCAAGATGAGGAACCTGCTGGACATGGTGGTAAGATTAGCCTCAGTTGACTCCACTGTTTTAATCACCGGTGAATCTGGTACCGGTAAGGAACTAATTGCCGAGATAATTCATAGTAATAGTTCACGCCGGGATAAGCCATTTATTAAGGTGAACTGTGGTGCTATTCCTGAGAATTTACTGGAATCAGAGTTGTTTGGCTATGATGGCGGGGCCTTTACCGGGGCCAAGAAAGAGGGCAAATCAGGATATATTGAATTGGCTTCCGGGGGTACTTTATTCCTGGATGAGATTGGTGAAATGCCGCTAAATTTACAGGTCAAGATGCTGCGGTTTTTACAAAACAAAGAAATTATCCGGGTCGGCGGAACAAATTATATAAATGTTGATGTGCGCATTGTAACGGCTACAAACAGGAACCTTTTAGAAATGGTGCAGCAAAAACAGTTTCGCGAGGATCTTTATTATCGATTGAATGTAGTGCCTGTGCATATACCGCCGCTGCGTGACAGGAAGGATGATATACCCCCGTTGGCAGCGCATTTCATAGAGGTATTTAACCACAAATACAAAAAGAATAAAAAGATATCTCCAGGAGTAGTTGATATTCTCATGCAATATGACTGGCCCGGCAATATCAGAGAATTGGAAAACCTTATCGAGAGAATGGTTGTTACTACCATGGATGATATAATCACCAGTGAGGATTTACCTTCCTATCTGCGGGATAAAGTAGGGATTAGTTCTTCATATATTATTGTTTCGGGGATAGTGCCTTTAAGAGATGCTGTAGAAAGTGTTGAGAAGCAGCTATTGGAAAGAGCCTATGCTAAGTATCGAACTACCAGACAGATGGCTAAGGAATTAAAAGTTGATGCCTCTACTGTTGTCAGAAAAGCGGCAAAATATTGTATTTTTAGAGATTCTGTACTTACTAGCTTGCTTGCGGAAAACCAAATTGGAAACTAA
- a CDS encoding MarR family winged helix-turn-helix transcriptional regulator, producing MNEKNEINEQNFDLIEQFTRIEWLLHRYHQQNHMQYGPMGDPRRGQGRVLAILKMQPEISQKDLSYLLDMRPQSLGELLSKLERKGYITRTASETDRRVMNIKLTKEGAEATEQEFSFDKLFECLNEEEQMNLSIYLSRIIETIEAQLGDEQFEPGFDPRIRRGNPFDARFGRHHNWGGDRRFYSRDFNPCGGMQDGWPGNGEFEFDPRLVMGHNPGMMLLGRRPGMSRGRVE from the coding sequence ATGAATGAAAAGAATGAGATAAATGAGCAAAACTTTGATTTGATTGAGCAATTTACACGTATTGAGTGGTTACTTCACCGATACCATCAGCAAAATCACATGCAGTACGGCCCGATGGGAGATCCTCGTAGAGGGCAAGGCAGAGTACTTGCTATTCTTAAGATGCAGCCTGAAATTAGCCAAAAAGATTTATCATACCTACTGGATATGCGTCCCCAATCCTTGGGTGAGCTTCTTTCTAAGTTGGAGAGAAAAGGATATATTACCCGTACTGCTTCGGAAACTGACCGGCGAGTTATGAATATTAAGCTTACCAAAGAGGGAGCCGAGGCAACTGAGCAAGAATTTAGCTTTGATAAGCTGTTTGAATGTTTGAATGAAGAAGAGCAAATGAATTTGAGCATATATCTAAGCCGTATCATCGAAACTATAGAGGCTCAGCTTGGTGACGAACAGTTTGAACCAGGTTTTGACCCACGAATTCGTAGAGGCAATCCGTTTGACGCCCGCTTTGGCAGACATCACAATTGGGGGGGCGACAGACGATTCTATAGTAGGGATTTTAATCCTTGTGGCGGTATGCAGGATGGTTGGCCCGGCAATGGAGAATTTGAATTTGATCCTCGTTTAGTAATGGGGCATAATCCAGGAATGATGCTTTTGGGTCGCAGACCTGGAATGAGCCGAGGACGTGTAGAATAA
- a CDS encoding PadR family transcriptional regulator: MSLTHALLGLLQYIPSTGYDIKMMFDESIHFFWNSTMPQIYRTLNQMEAEGLLTVAVEYQDGKPNRKVYTVTDAGLEEFQRWLAETPEFPEMRYSILIKIFLGLKTEPRFLIAHLQAWREHHANLLQRYEEECPLLIEKYKNITGAVEDAMYWEMTRNFGIRLATMMIEWCDATLATIQEETEK; encoded by the coding sequence ATGTCACTGACTCATGCTCTATTGGGGTTGCTGCAGTACATTCCATCAACAGGTTACGATATAAAGATGATGTTTGATGAATCAATCCATTTCTTTTGGAACTCTACAATGCCCCAGATTTACCGTACACTGAACCAGATGGAAGCAGAGGGTTTACTAACGGTTGCTGTTGAGTACCAGGATGGTAAACCGAACCGAAAAGTGTACACGGTGACTGACGCCGGGCTGGAGGAATTTCAGCGTTGGCTGGCTGAAACGCCTGAATTTCCTGAAATGCGCTATTCCATACTGATTAAGATTTTTTTAGGTCTTAAGACCGAGCCAAGGTTTCTTATAGCGCATTTGCAGGCATGGCGAGAGCATCACGCCAATCTTTTGCAACGTTATGAAGAGGAGTGTCCTTTGCTGATTGAAAAATACAAGAATATTACAGGTGCTGTGGAGGATGCAATGTACTGGGAGATGACACGGAATTTTGGTATTCGTTTAGCCACGATGATGATCGAGTGGTGCGATGCGACACTGGCAACTATCCAAGAAGAAACTGAGAAGTAG
- a CDS encoding NADH:flavin oxidoreductase: MNVKTICAKNNNDQNYISVLSPLKIGEVTLSNRIVFPSWQVNYANNDGSVSDKLLHFYTGLADGGCGLIFTGCAVVSPDTVAFDRVMRIDKDTYIPALKNLFYEIEKRGSVPGIQLIHYGRQALKSVIGCDLLAPSPIPCPVMSTLEPNYTVREISIEDIERLRIDFIKAAVRAVEAGAKVIEIHAAHGYLLNQFLSPYSNHRTDNYGGTLNNRARFVVEIIKGVRSQIGEQAVISVRVSGNEFVSGGLTPPDFKNIIPLMEKAGMDLLNVTAGVYESMERIVPPEKLGETPHVNIASELKKFASVPVCTVGSIFSLETAESIISSGKADLVAMGRAQVADPEIVRKSASHKEAEIRKCIRCNKCAFWTTGDPQMHCSVNPSFKCEK, encoded by the coding sequence ATGAACGTAAAAACTATTTGTGCTAAAAACAATAATGACCAAAACTATATATCAGTGCTTAGTCCTCTTAAAATAGGTGAGGTCACTCTATCAAATCGTATTGTTTTTCCGAGTTGGCAGGTTAACTATGCTAATAATGATGGTTCCGTATCTGATAAGCTGTTGCATTTTTACACGGGCCTAGCAGACGGGGGCTGTGGATTAATTTTTACTGGCTGTGCTGTAGTCTCGCCAGACACAGTTGCTTTTGACCGGGTAATGCGTATAGATAAAGATACCTATATTCCCGCTTTAAAAAACCTTTTTTATGAAATTGAAAAACGCGGCAGTGTACCTGGAATTCAGCTGATTCATTATGGTAGGCAAGCGTTAAAATCAGTTATCGGGTGTGATTTGCTTGCACCAAGCCCGATTCCCTGTCCGGTAATGTCTACATTGGAACCTAATTATACAGTTCGTGAAATAAGCATAGAAGATATTGAGCGTCTTCGAATTGATTTTATTAAGGCAGCTGTACGTGCTGTGGAGGCCGGTGCAAAAGTTATAGAAATTCATGCTGCACATGGCTATCTACTCAACCAGTTTTTATCACCATACTCCAATCACAGAACAGATAACTATGGAGGTACTCTTAACAATCGTGCTCGGTTTGTTGTGGAGATTATTAAGGGAGTACGCTCCCAAATTGGAGAGCAGGCGGTAATTAGTGTTCGGGTCAGTGGTAACGAGTTTGTGTCCGGCGGGCTAACGCCACCCGACTTTAAAAATATAATCCCACTTATGGAAAAGGCAGGTATGGATTTATTAAATGTTACTGCCGGTGTGTACGAATCCATGGAGCGAATCGTACCTCCTGAAAAACTGGGTGAAACTCCACATGTTAACATTGCTTCGGAGTTGAAGAAATTTGCGTCAGTACCCGTATGTACAGTCGGTTCTATTTTTTCTTTGGAAACTGCAGAATCAATTATTTCATCCGGTAAAGCTGACCTAGTGGCAATGGGACGGGCGCAGGTCGCAGATCCGGAAATTGTGCGCAAATCCGCATCCCATAAAGAGGCAGAAATAAGAAAGTGTATTAGGTGTAATAAATGTGCCTTTTGGACAACCGGTGACCCGCAAATGCACTGCAGTGTAAACCCATCATTTAAATGTGAGAAATAG
- a CDS encoding GMC family oxidoreductase, producing the protein MPTKHDFVQHNCDHYDGNRYDHLDKRKYGEEADICIVGAGAAGGVLAYELSQAGFKVVVIEAGPFWNPQTDFASDELSMHSLAWNDTRLVAGNNPLAMGHNNSGRGVGGGTVHFTGVFYRFHESDFQLRTMDGVADDWPITYKDLEPYYEKIEKDIAVSGPKHFPWGPFQGPYPYPEREPISANSELFRRGCEKLGIRSAVAPLAILSAPFDGRPPCINRGFCNQGCLPNAKFSTLIHYIPKAIGHGAEVLSDCMVTQVVVDKSGRVTGVTFIHDDKEYFQKAKITIISAFCIETPRLLLHSACPMFPNGLANSSGMVGKALMTHTGHDIYAKFHDEVRIYKGTPVMAVSQEFYETDKSRGFVKGYTLNAHGSRPLGLAKNLVSKADIWGEKLYDIMRDYNFYAQITMVGEVLPDNNNSVTLSNEKDEYGIPRPIITFSYGENDNKLIVHGVQKANEILEATGGKPAFVIPDTGHLMGTCRMGNNSSTSVVDGFCRSHDIPNLYICSAAVFVTSGGCNPTETVMAIAARTADYIIEEAKKDGQYGMRKTSSMT; encoded by the coding sequence ATGCCAACGAAGCATGATTTTGTGCAGCATAACTGTGATCATTACGACGGTAACAGGTATGACCATTTGGATAAACGAAAATATGGTGAAGAAGCTGATATATGTATTGTCGGTGCAGGTGCTGCCGGAGGAGTGTTGGCTTACGAACTAAGTCAAGCCGGCTTTAAAGTGGTTGTCATTGAGGCAGGACCTTTTTGGAACCCGCAAACTGATTTTGCCAGTGATGAGTTGTCCATGCACAGCTTGGCCTGGAATGATACTAGATTAGTTGCAGGCAATAACCCACTGGCAATGGGACATAACAATTCGGGACGCGGGGTAGGCGGAGGTACAGTTCATTTTACCGGTGTATTTTACCGTTTTCACGAGAGTGATTTTCAACTAAGAACTATGGATGGTGTAGCCGACGATTGGCCAATTACATATAAGGATCTCGAACCATATTATGAAAAAATTGAAAAAGATATAGCGGTATCAGGTCCCAAGCATTTCCCCTGGGGTCCTTTTCAAGGACCATACCCCTACCCGGAACGGGAACCTATCAGTGCTAACTCTGAACTGTTTCGAAGAGGTTGTGAAAAGCTGGGCATAAGAAGTGCAGTGGCTCCTTTGGCCATACTATCAGCCCCTTTTGACGGACGTCCACCTTGCATTAACAGAGGATTTTGTAATCAAGGTTGTTTGCCCAACGCTAAGTTCAGTACTTTGATTCATTATATACCTAAAGCCATAGGACACGGGGCTGAGGTGCTTAGTGATTGTATGGTTACACAAGTTGTTGTAGATAAAAGCGGTAGAGTAACGGGAGTTACCTTTATCCATGATGATAAGGAATATTTCCAAAAAGCCAAGATAACTATAATCTCGGCCTTTTGTATTGAAACACCAAGACTATTATTACATTCAGCCTGCCCCATGTTTCCAAACGGACTTGCTAACAGCAGCGGTATGGTAGGTAAAGCGTTGATGACCCATACCGGGCATGATATATATGCAAAATTCCACGATGAGGTACGTATCTATAAGGGAACGCCTGTGATGGCAGTATCCCAGGAATTTTATGAAACTGATAAATCAAGGGGCTTTGTTAAAGGATATACCCTTAATGCCCATGGCTCCAGGCCTCTGGGTCTGGCTAAAAATCTAGTCTCTAAGGCTGATATTTGGGGCGAGAAACTATACGACATCATGCGAGACTATAATTTTTACGCTCAGATTACCATGGTAGGAGAAGTGCTTCCTGATAACAATAATTCTGTAACATTAAGCAACGAAAAAGATGAGTATGGGATACCTAGACCTATAATTACTTTTAGTTACGGTGAGAATGACAATAAATTAATCGTTCACGGGGTGCAAAAAGCTAATGAAATATTGGAGGCTACCGGTGGTAAACCTGCCTTTGTGATTCCTGATACCGGTCACCTAATGGGCACCTGTCGAATGGGTAATAACTCATCTACTTCTGTGGTAGACGGATTTTGCCGCAGCCATGATATTCCTAACCTTTATATTTGCAGTGCTGCTGTTTTTGTGACCTCCGGTGGGTGTAATCCTACAGAAACGGTTATGGCTATCGCCGCTAGGACAGCGGATTATATCATTGAAGAGGCAAAAAAGGACGGTCAGTATGGAATGAGAAAAACTTCCTCCATGACATAA
- a CDS encoding ATP-binding protein: MEELYKAITEIDILSPPKDYVRNLLRVICDELGYSYGSVIDVDSQGKGFIFASYNLPNNYPQTINQVNVPVLSSPSGEAIKKCKIVIVQNPLSEERLVPWHEIIRTNNIQTITWVPLLSKGRALGTYILYDTKVRDISEEKQQLLKQIGVMISIAISSNQYLDQLNQKTGELIEEVHKRKRAQLALSESERFSSGVFESIRDNLCVIDNQYNILKVNPVLNRLYDTKQLIGEKCYYAFHDLEQICKNCPGKRVLETGKSASGIITLKNSKGEIKGWFEVHSHPFIDMNTGEIKGVIKYGRDITDKVKMEQEIARLDRLNLVGEMAASISHEVRNPMTTVRGFLQLLQKKEDCKKYNDYFNLMIEELDRANSIITEFLSLAKDRPLDLIMNNINSVVEILQPLIIAHAVLYDTTVKIELSEIPNLYLDEKEIRQLILNLVRNGLEAMSPGKTLTISTYIENDTVILAVGDQGEGIKSEIMAMIGTPFFTTKEQGTGLGLAVCYRIAARHNARINIKTDSTGTTFEVRFKASSLDNK, from the coding sequence ATGGAAGAATTATATAAAGCCATCACTGAAATAGACATTCTCTCTCCTCCCAAGGATTATGTTCGGAATTTACTGCGGGTAATTTGTGATGAATTAGGATACTCATATGGTTCGGTTATTGATGTAGACAGTCAGGGAAAAGGGTTTATTTTCGCTTCATATAACTTGCCCAATAACTATCCTCAGACAATTAATCAGGTGAATGTACCTGTTTTGTCCAGTCCCTCGGGAGAAGCAATAAAAAAGTGTAAAATTGTTATAGTGCAGAATCCCTTGTCTGAAGAGCGTCTGGTTCCCTGGCATGAGATTATTCGTACCAATAATATTCAAACTATTACTTGGGTACCTCTTTTAAGTAAAGGAAGGGCTTTGGGTACTTATATTCTTTATGATACAAAAGTTCGTGATATATCGGAAGAAAAACAGCAGCTACTTAAGCAAATAGGTGTTATGATATCTATTGCTATATCCAGTAATCAATATCTTGACCAGTTGAATCAAAAAACAGGTGAACTTATAGAGGAAGTTCATAAGCGTAAGCGAGCACAATTAGCACTGTCTGAGAGTGAGCGTTTTTCAAGCGGAGTTTTTGAAAGCATAAGAGATAATCTTTGTGTTATTGATAATCAATACAATATTTTAAAGGTAAATCCGGTACTGAATCGTTTATATGATACAAAACAGCTTATTGGGGAAAAATGTTACTATGCATTCCACGATCTAGAGCAAATTTGTAAAAACTGTCCCGGAAAACGTGTTTTAGAAACAGGTAAATCTGCAAGTGGTATCATTACCTTAAAGAATTCTAAAGGCGAGATTAAAGGCTGGTTTGAAGTTCATAGTCATCCTTTTATAGATATGAATACCGGAGAGATTAAAGGGGTTATTAAATACGGACGGGATATTACTGATAAAGTTAAAATGGAGCAGGAGATAGCCCGTCTGGACAGGTTAAACCTGGTGGGAGAAATGGCTGCCAGTATCAGTCATGAAGTAAGAAATCCTATGACAACTGTACGGGGGTTTCTGCAGCTACTTCAAAAAAAAGAAGACTGTAAGAAGTATAATGATTATTTTAATCTTATGATTGAAGAATTGGACAGGGCTAATTCAATTATAACAGAATTTCTCTCCTTAGCTAAAGATCGTCCTCTAGATTTAATTATGAATAATATTAATTCAGTGGTAGAAATTTTACAGCCCTTAATAATAGCTCATGCCGTACTTTATGATACTACTGTTAAAATAGAACTATCTGAGATCCCTAATTTATACCTGGATGAAAAAGAAATTCGTCAACTTATTCTTAATTTGGTGCGCAACGGCTTAGAGGCAATGTCTCCCGGCAAAACTTTAACTATCAGTACATATATAGAAAATGATACTGTGATATTGGCAGTGGGAGATCAGGGTGAAGGAATTAAATCCGAGATAATGGCCATGATAGGCACCCCTTTTTTTACTACCAAGGAGCAGGGAACCGGCTTGGGACTAGCGGTATGTTACCGTATTGCTGCAAGGCATAATGCTAGAATTAATATAAAAACCGATTCTACAGGAACCACTTTTGAGGTAAGGTTTAAAGCTTCCAGTTTAGATAACAAATAA
- a CDS encoding efflux RND transporter periplasmic adaptor subunit, which translates to MRSLLAVLLAILTVIVSGCKESPTTRTQPVPKVVVEEVKLSVVESMLQTKGPVKPWKLANLSFQIAGKVNQGPLELGTRVIAGTVIAQLDDADYRVQVEAAQNQMSLIAVDTERTKRDLDRYEQLFSESAISQKDLDDARDQHKAALAKAGQAESAFKQANLMVEHSTLSAPFAGIILDRLIEQGEMVAVGTPVVTLGQTDRVKVAITVPSDQINAWRENARAVVFAQNGHKYDAAVYKVSPEAKGDTGSFEIELAVANTKNEFIPGQVVTVEHRIESEKGLWVPLKAVVSYGEELKYIYILNTNNSVKRSNVKLGSLSGEKVRVIEGIKAGDRIVVTMPENLREGERVEVK; encoded by the coding sequence ATGAGAAGCTTGCTAGCCGTTTTGTTGGCCATACTTACTGTGATTGTTTCCGGCTGCAAAGAGAGTCCAACTACCAGGACTCAGCCTGTTCCCAAGGTGGTGGTTGAAGAAGTAAAACTGTCAGTTGTTGAAAGTATGCTGCAAACTAAGGGACCTGTTAAGCCCTGGAAATTAGCGAATCTCTCCTTTCAGATAGCGGGAAAGGTTAATCAGGGACCCCTTGAACTTGGTACCCGGGTGATTGCCGGTACGGTTATTGCACAGCTGGATGACGCCGACTATAGAGTACAGGTTGAAGCTGCTCAAAACCAAATGTCTTTGATTGCGGTGGACACCGAGCGAACTAAGCGTGATCTTGACAGGTATGAGCAGTTATTCAGTGAGTCTGCTATTTCCCAGAAGGATTTGGACGATGCCAGGGATCAACACAAAGCTGCACTGGCCAAAGCCGGACAGGCCGAAAGCGCTTTCAAACAGGCCAATTTAATGGTGGAACACAGCACCTTATCGGCGCCTTTTGCCGGCATTATCTTGGACAGGCTAATTGAGCAAGGTGAAATGGTGGCTGTCGGGACGCCTGTAGTGACCTTGGGCCAGACAGACAGGGTTAAAGTGGCAATCACCGTTCCCTCTGATCAGATTAATGCCTGGAGAGAAAATGCAAGAGCTGTGGTATTTGCTCAAAACGGTCATAAATATGATGCGGCGGTGTACAAAGTCAGCCCGGAGGCTAAGGGAGATACCGGTAGCTTTGAAATTGAATTGGCAGTGGCTAATACGAAAAATGAATTTATTCCGGGCCAGGTAGTTACGGTGGAGCATAGAATAGAGTCCGAGAAGGGCCTGTGGGTCCCCCTTAAAGCTGTAGTCAGTTATGGAGAAGAACTAAAGTATATATACATACTCAATACAAATAATTCGGTGAAGCGCAGCAATGTGAAATTAGGATCTTTATCAGGCGAGAAAGTCAGGGTAATTGAGGGTATAAAAGCAGGCGACAGGATTGTTGTAACGATGCCCGAGAACCTCAGGGAGGGTGAGCGGGTGGAGGTGAAATAA